From Candidatus Poribacteria bacterium:
GCCGCCTCGGAATGTGGTATCCGAGAAATTTACAAATGCGGCGGTGCCCAAGCCGTCGCAGCGATGGCGTACGGTACCCAGACCATCCCCCCTGTAGACAAAATTGTAGGACCGGGGAACCTCTATGTCCAATTTGCCAAGAAAGAGGTTTATGGACATGTTGATATAGACAAATTAGCGGGTCCCAGCGAAATCCTTGTCATCGCTGACAGCACAGCTGATCCAGATTACGTCGCTGCAGATCTGATCTCACAAGCGGAACACAACGTTGACTCCGCCGCAATCCTTATCACCCCTTCACTTGGGTTCGCCGAACAAGTCAAATCAGCTATCGAGGTTCAGGGTGAATCCTTACCTCGCTGTGACATCCTTACAGAAGCATTTGTGAACTTCGGTGCCGCGCTTATCACCGCAAATCTATCTGAGGCGTTCACCCTCGCCAACGAAATTGCCCCCGAACATCTTGAGCTGCACATTGAAAATCCATTTGATCGGCTCGGAGACGTACGTAATGCTGGGGCTATTTTCATAGGTCCTTATTCACCGGAAGCTGTTGGTGATTATATTGCTGGAACAAACGCAGTCTTGCCTACAGGGACAGCAGCACGCTATGCCTCTCCACTCAGTGTTGATGATTTCCTGAAAAAGACAAGCCTCATCTCATACACCAAGGCGGCTTTAGAGGAAGTCACACCAGCAGTTGTTAAACTCGCTGAGGTTGAAGGACTCGAAGGGCACGCCGCCGCTATGAAAATCCGATTTGAAGACGATTAGTTTGGGATGTTGCGTCAATAGCTAATCCTGCATATTAACACGGAAAATAATAAAATGCTTTTCATCCCGCTTAGCCTACTGTTTCACCTTTCTGAACCTGATATATCCACTGCGAAACCCGTTTTACCGCCCGTCGCGACGTTTTCAATTGTCGGATACGATGCTGAAACCGGTGCGCTTGGCATTGCTGTGCAATCCAAATTCTTCGCTGTCGGTTCGGTTGTGCCGTGGGCAGAAGCTGGTGTCGGTGCGATTGCCACACAATCTTGGGCAAACACGACATACGGCCCCAATGGATTGAAACTTCTCAAAAGCGGACTTTCCGCGGAGCAGACCTTAGAACGTCTTGTCGCTGATGATTCGGGCAGGGCAACTCGGCAGGTAGGGATCATAGATACGAAAGGCAACGTCGCTAACTATACAGGCGACGAATGCAACGCGTGGGCAGGTGCCGTTTCAGGTAAACATTACACTGCGCAAGGCAACATTCTCGCGGGTGAAGATGTTGTCAAGGCGATGGGCAAAGCATTTGAGGAAACAGAAGGGGAATTGGCAGACAAATTGATGGCAGCACTTTTCGCAGGACAAGAGGCAGGGGGCGATACACGTGGACAACAGTCAGCAGCATTGCTGGTTGTCCAAGAAAATAGTGGCTATGGTGGTTTCAATGACCGGTATATCGACTTGCGGGTGGACGATGCTGAGAAACCGATCCAAGAACTTCAGCGGCTATTGAAGATTCATAAGAAATTGGTGCCTCGATAGTCCCACCGCTTCCGACTGCAACAGACGAATTCTGTGCCTTGTTTACACTACCGTGTCTATTCCGTTGACTTATCCAACATGAGTAGTGGACGCTTAAAACGGGAACGAATGCCGTTTGCAGCGGCTAAGACTACTGGCGAGCGTATAATTCGACGTTCCAACCGCCGCTTGCCTGGAATATCGCTAATAATGACTCCTATCAGTACCGTTAAAATACCTGGTCCCGGTAAGGGTATCTGAATAAACCCCACAATAACAAGTACCACTCCGAGCAGATTTTTTAAGCATTTGAAACCTATTCGCAAAACAGGTTGCTTGATGAGAATTGTACGTTTTTTCGGCAGGAAATAGTCAGAAGGTAAGTACGCGATAACCAGTGTGCAAAAGAGGATACTACCGATAAAACTCGTGACAGTAACGATGAGAAGCGTCACTCCATGTGTCTTAATCAACTCAAAGAGAACAAGAACGTAAGTTTTTAATGTGTCAATAAACGGCAAGAAAGTCTTCTCCCAACAACTTATCGACGCGAAACCGCGCCTCCGTCAATCGTCATAATATCGCCACTAATATAGGCGGCTTCATCGGATGCAAGGAACAATACTGCACCAATATAGTCCCATACTGTCGCACCGCGTTCAAGTGGAGGTGCGTC
This genomic window contains:
- the hisD gene encoding histidinol dehydrogenase, translated to MLQIVETGTQEAEDFLSKLKARGKLTDESILKTVRRTLSDVQAEGDKAVIRYTRKLDAPRISAKELKVSREEIGEAYLEVPSEFIDAITHARTNIEKFHQKQLQTSWMSTEPNGVLLGHLIRPLRRVGVHVPAISQLLVSSLLMSVIPGTVAGVEEIAVCIPPMRSRDINPYMLVAASECGIREIYKCGGAQAVAAMAYGTQTIPPVDKIVGPGNLYVQFAKKEVYGHVDIDKLAGPSEILVIADSTADPDYVAADLISQAEHNVDSAAILITPSLGFAEQVKSAIEVQGESLPRCDILTEAFVNFGAALITANLSEAFTLANEIAPEHLELHIENPFDRLGDVRNAGAIFIGPYSPEAVGDYIAGTNAVLPTGTAARYASPLSVDDFLKKTSLISYTKAALEEVTPAVVKLAEVEGLEGHAAAMKIRFEDD